gcccacttgtgatgtcaaaaAGGCTTTTAAAAGCTAATAACActctcacctggtggtataatatgtcacctttaaataaataaataataataattacctcGGAGACGCCGGAGTAGCCGGAGTCGAGCAGGTGGCGGTAGAACCCCGGTCTGTAGTACGGACTGACCGCAGGCGTTGGAAAGTCATACATGCCCTCTCCGAAAAACTGTCCGAAGAGTCGGGGGTCGTTACCGGGGTAACCGCGTCGGAACCACGGTGATTGAACAGGGATATCCATAATAAcgtccgggagggggggggggggtgacggaaCTCAAACTCACGCCCTTTTTCAGGTTCGAATCGGGCGCTAGTTTTGCGCGTAAGTGCTAGCCAAAGTAGCTGCTATCCAAAGATGCTGCTATCCAAAGTGGCTTCTAGCTAAAGTGGCTGCTATCCAAATTGGCTGCTAGCTAAAGTTTCTGCCAGCTAAAGCAGCTAGCTGCGGTAAGCTAGTCAAAACGGcgcaaaacaaaacactgctTCGGTGAGGGGATGACCGACCCTCTGCGATCGGAGTCTTTATATACATGAGAAGTAGAAAGAGGGGGCTTAGTGTGGGATCCCACCGGAATTACATTATGTCATGCGTGGTCTCGCCCTGTCAGCACAAACACCGCCcatggtggtgtggggggggttgagggtaGCATGCCGGAGCTATTCATCCGTTAGAAAGGCCACTTGGGTGGGGCGCATGGTACAGCAGGCCGCCGGCATGCAGAAGCAGCATAATATTTGGAAAGATATTGCAGAAAAATACCACTGTAGAGAAGATGGTGGTGGTTCTatgtcccccccctccatgtAAATTGTGCTCTGTCAGCGGCTGTTTTAAATCCTAATAAAACAGTGACTGCTCATCCCTCTACGACTTCAGATTCGCCGGACATTTTTGTTTAATCTTGTCATCTATGTACCTTGCATATAGGtgatgagtctctctctccctccctctctctctcactctctctctttctctctcgtgaGTTTGCTTACTGTAACCTATGCCTATTGACTCATCTAAGGAGGGTGTTACGACTTATCCCTTACAAGAGGGCGTTACAATATACCCCCATGGTGATTTAGAAGGGGGTGTTAAAACGTATATCCCAATGGTGATTTGCAAGGGGGTGTTACAACTTACCCCCATGGTGTTTTACAGGGGGGTGTTACAACTTATCCCCATTGTGTTTCAGAAAGGGGTGTTACAACGTATATCCCCATGGGGATTTACAAGGGGGTGTTACAATGTACCCCTATGGTGTTTTACAAGGGGGTGTTACAATGTACCCCTATGGTGTTTTACATAGGGTGTCACCTATATGCAAGATACATATACATAGCACAAAAAGCAAGGACATTTGTGTATGgtagattatttctctgtggtaacaatgctttttggcaataaaaCTTATACCGTTGGACAGCCTGtttagttccctttcaaatggtgccccgtttgtaaggaacatgcatttgtgggatgagcagcagcgctgagtatgtgggttgcgcccatgaaaaatttgccaaatcttttctgCCATTGCCAAACAGGTTATTTTGCAGTTGCTATTGACCCTTGTTTTGAGCTTCTGCTACCCCCAGGTGCTGCCAATCAGGTGCCTGATTCGCACCTGATTGGGCAACTTCAAGCTGGTGTTCCGCAAAACCAAGTTGCGGCATTATTTGGAGTGAGCCCTAGTACCCTCTCCAGACTGAAGGCCACATTCCATATAACGGGGGATGTCAAAGACAGGCCGCGAAGTGGGCGTCCCAAGAAGACGACACCCCAAGAAGACCATTTCATCACCCTGTCAGCACTCAGTCTTCTACAGATTTGCAGTCAAGGTTTGCAGGACGATATGGCCGACGGCTCTCTGCCCAGACAATCCGGAACAGACTACACGCAGCCAATCTCCGGTCTCATAGGGCTGCCAGGACTCCTGCCATGACTGCCCTTCCCCGTCAGGCACGTTTGCGCTGTTGTCGGCAACACGTGGAACCTGAACATGTGGAGGAATGTTACGTTCAGTGATGAGTCCAGATTCTGCCTACGGCAGTTGGATCATAGGGTCAAAGTGTGGAGAAGACGCGGAGAACGCCATGCTGATTGCTGCACCGATAGAATAACATATTTTGGTGGAGGCAGAGTCATTGGCAGAGAGGATTTGGCAAATTTCTCATgggcgcaacccacatactcagctctgctgctcatcccacaaatggatgttccttacaaatggggcaccatttgTAAGGGAACTATACAGGCTTTCCAATGGTATATGATTTATTGGCAAAAAGCATTGTTgccacagagaaataatcaaccaaacacaaatttccttactttttgtgcaAAGTTTAGATGACAAGATTAAACAAAAATATCCGGTGACTCTGAAGTTGTAGAGGGAAGCGCACACACTGTTTTATGAGCCTCACCTGGCCAGCAGACGATTGGACTCTGGGcctgggggaggctgcacaaCTGTTGTGCATTAAGGTATAACAGCAGTTAGTTGACAGTTGGCTTGGCTTCTTATAACAATTTAAAAAGTAACAGATGAGATGGTTCTTTCCCGGGCTCAATGAtccaaaatgtttttattggatttctttttatacttttcaatgtttttctaacaacacagcaacacacgtACTCCAAACATagttacacacatacagtagtccgatcattcttttatttatatattttctttaacaAAATAGCACgacacacactccaaacacaggtgcatacatacatacaatagTCACATCTGTTTATTTAATTTCTTATTACACAAGAGATTTAACAATACGACGGTATATTGGAGAACTTATTTGAATTGCGTCACCATTGCATGGTTTTGGAGCGGATCAGTTTCCTGGTCAGGGCGTGTCGCACGGTCACCATGTAGGAAGGCCGGTCGGGtaatagggggcgctgttgggCCATCACTAAACTGGACAGAAAAGTGCGCTTGGTTACAATGTAGGGAGCAAAATCAAGTTCAAGTTATTTTATAAGTCAAATCATTGCACGACATAACAGGCAAAGCAGTCATAGCTTTGAATTTTGAACAATGCAAGATATCATCCAAGGCTCATATTTAACATTGGTTAATTAGCTTAATAGActgattttatccaaagtgacttacaacggttcatacacacattcacacaccaaagGCTGAGTCAACCACGCCTGGCGCCAGACAGCTCATCAGGAAGCgtaagggtgaggtgtcttgctcagggacacctccacaggctaggaggagccggggatcgaactagcaaccttccggttaccagccaaccccctcttcctcctgagccacatgccagcTGAACTAAGCGTTTTCCTTAGTAATGGATGAGTCAATAGACTCATCTAAGTAACAGTAAGCAAACTCATCACCTATATGCACGGTTCATAGAACCCTCAACTGGTTTTAgtcagtctgattggactctgggaggctgcacacctgctgctcgttgaccaatcatgAAAATGCAGTTGCTTTCCCAGCGGAAATGAGCTTGCTACTGGAGTTAACGgaaggtgtgtgtttctttgaataCGCTAGTCCTTGCTCAAGCACTTGGTTTTAcctcacgagagagagagagagagtttgcacTCAGGTAGTTAGTACGGATTGTGTTTCTGCTATGACAGAATGATGCCGTGCGTTTGTTAAAAGACTCTGAGGAATTCAACTCTGAACAAGTAAGGGATGCATTTCAAAGCTAGTTGTGCTTGCTCTTGGTTGATAGTAGCTAAGGAGGTAAAatgggttgactggtaaccggaaggttgctagttcgatccccggctcctcctagctgagtgtcgagtgctcctgacgagctggctatcttcctgcgtggttgactccaccgTCGCTATATGAATGTGTTAATGACAGAACAGTGAGGTATATGAACCCTGCATGctttaaagggcccctattatcacaccaggtgtgggtgtgattagccggcacaagccgttttgaaaatcaacCGTTTCCGGTGTTTTATCaaactgttgatatttatattCCGCACTTGCACTTTGATTGCATTGTCACATTATGTAAAACCCATTCCGTGTATCCTGTTGTCAGAAACGGGCTGCATAAATAAAGTTGGACTTGTTGCCCGTACCTTGTTAGCTGGACGACGGCTGCTTCCACGGCAACAGCGGTTTCTGACACCGACAGCTCCTTGAAGCTGCAtcttctcacgcacacacacaccagatacaAATTCTGAAATAAGtatttaaaaaagtattttctcaATAGTCAATGCTCAATAGGGCTCCAATTTTAAcaccaggtgtgaatgtgatcAGCTGTTACAAGCTGTTCGGAAATCGACCTTTTCCTGGGTTTGAGTGACATctcaagtgggtgtgtccacctagatgtgcgcTGGATACCCGGTGGACTGTAACAAACGCTGCTCATCTGtccatcacacatctaggtggacacgcccacttgtgatgtcactaaaacactgaAGAAAGGTGGAgtttgaaacggcttgtaacggctaatcaggCTAACAGCTGGTGATGTATAAGGGGCCCTTTCAGGTCATCGGTCACCTCAAATCCTTGGCCAGGTTTTGTCCTTCCTCTGTCGTCACCTCCCGTCCTGTCTCCAAGTCAGCCTTGTTGGCTATCAACACTGTAGGCGCAgctgagagcgagagatgagggaggagagggcgagagaggagaggaggggggggagaaagaggggattgggaggagagggtgaaagagaAAGGTGAGCGAAAGgaaggctgagggaggaggggggagagagagagagagagagagagagagagagagagagagagagagagagagagagagagagagagagagagagagagagagagagagagaggcatttcAGGGTTGTGTTtctaaaagtgtctcaaaaaaaAATGTAGCTAGTTTGCTTGTTGCTTAAAGCTGCAGTAATATGTAACATTCAGGTTAAAATGTCTTTCTTCTCTTTAAAGTTACTTAATGCAGCTTTCAGCAACAAGCTAACTAACTGGTTGATTAAAGCTGCAATATATAACATTCAAGTTAAAGGTGTTCACACTTTTTCACTTGAATGTTAGTATTACAGCTTTGGACCACTTGGATGTTACTTACTGTTGCCTTAAGCCACAAGCTAGTTAGCTTGTGGCTTAAAGCTGCAGTTTGTAACATTCAAGCTAAAGGTCATTTTTTCGGACTAGCGAACAGTTGTTACCGGGGCTTTGTTTGATGTGATCGATGAGCTTCTTGATTGGCTCCACCTCCAGGAAGCTGACGCGCTGCGTGATGGAGTAAAGGAGCAGGAACCCGTCTGCCCAACGGATACAGGATTCTACAGAAGCCTGTGGACATTCCtggaaggcaaggcaactttattgatatagcacttttcatatcCGAGTCAGACTCAaagtttttaaataaaataatatataagtaAAGGTTAAGTAAAAAAATTGCATTGTTAAAAAAGTGCAAAAGTTCAAGGTGGAATGTATGTAAGATTTAGCAGAACGCTGAAGCAAACCTAATAGTCTTCAGTCCTGTTCTAAAAGTGGTCAGAGTtgggggcaagtcttaaatctgTTTATTTGAGcaatttgttgcatagtaactcaATCCTACTTTCCCGTGATTCGGGTTAATTATTTGACCAATTGAAAGTCTTAATCCTGAATCGCCTTCATCTTGAATAGATTGGTCAATTGGTTGACCAATTGAAAGTCTTATTCCTGAATCAATTGGTCAATTCATTGACCAATTGAAAGTCTTAGTTCCTGAATAATTTCCGGTAGGATTTCTCACAATCATCACAGTACACGCACAATCTAAATCCATTAAACCAGTATCATTAACAGTGTTTATTTTTCACAATACCTTTGAAGTTCGGTCCAGAATCTCCAAATGGACAGATTCCTGGTTGCAAACCCTGTGACACTTGTATGTCATCTctaaagtaacacacacacgcacgcgtacacgcacgcaaagacagacagacagacagacagacagacagacagacagacagacagacagacagacagacagacagacagacagacagagccagTTAGTTGCAGTATAGAAtcgtacacacactctctttgtctctctctcactctcactcactctctcacactcactcactcactcactcactctcacacacctagacaagattaaaaaaaaatatcctaATTCAtatttgtgatttaaaaatcacTCGCTCATGTTTCTAACTTTTCCCCAAGCTTGTGCAGAAAAGCAATATTGAAATGTGGATTCACCAAATTAAAATCAACACGGCAGGCATATTTAAACTAGATATTTTAATGACCTCTTGTTAACGTTAACCAGACCAGGGCAAGAAAATAGTGTGATCTCTGATATAACACAAGCTTGTTGATACAACCCTGAATGCTGAGTTCCAGCATGACATTTTAATGGAGTGAATTTATAGTGTGTTTTTCCAACCAGTCAATGCATTCACCCGTTAAAACAAACAGCCACTCAAAGTTCGTCggggagcagttagggtagggtgccttgctcagggacacttctTCTGAGTGtctaggtgtccctgagcaaggcacctcaccctaactgatCCCAGACAGAAGGTTTCTAGCtcgatcccctgctcctcctagctgtgtcaaggtgtccctgagcaaggcacctcaccgtAACTGcttccgacgagctggctgtcgcccagTGTGGTTGACTAttccgtcagtgtgtgaatgtatgcatgaatgggtgaatgtggggcaatattgtaaagcgctttgaatgGCCACTAgttagaaaagtgctgtataaatgcagtccatttaccatttaagaattgggagggagggagagagtaacagagggtgaggaagagattaacagagggggagggagagagaactcAAGCCAAAGCAGTGAAAACTCAAAGTAAAAGCGAGGCGTCTGTGTTACCCTTTTTGCGATCGTAGTCCCCGATGAATCGTCCGGTGACGAAACGCACGCACAAAGCTGTAGACACAAAACAGACACAGCAACAGATACCTCACGGCGAGCGTCTACTGTACATACAAGGACATGCTCGCGGATCGGCTACTGCTAACGGCTGTGAGATGATCCAAGCTGATATGCAAGATCCCTGAATGCcatcacagctgtgtgtgtgtgtgtgtgtgtgtgtgtgtgtgtgtgtgtgtgtgtgtgtgtgtgtgtgtgtgtgtgtgtgtgtgtgtgtgtgtgtgtgtgtgtgtgtgtgtgtgtgcgtgtgtgtgtgtgtgtgtgtgttagtgtctgatattgtgtgtgcgcgtgtgtgtgtgtgtccatgtgtgagtTAGTGTCTGatattctgtgtgtttgtgtgcgtccgtgtgtgtgtgtgtgtgtgtgtgtgtgtatgtgtgcgtgtgtccatgtatgtgtgtgtgtgtgtgtgtgtgtgtgtctttgtctttgtctgtggcatTTCGTGGTAAGCTTGATGTAACTGCTGGTTATTAAAACGtctaaaaggtgtgtgtgtttcttgtacTTACATTTACctttagggcattaagcagacgctcctatccaaagcgacttacaataagtacatttgtcagaagaaggtaaAACCACAATATGTCTCTGTAGGTAttgtaaggatgttcatagaaccaagtgccaagcactaacaatcactaggttaacccattccccatataaaacaaagatagctaggttaagATGATAAACAACTAAGTAATATAACTAAGTACAACATAGATACTTATAGTAGGATAGGTAGTTATTATTGTAGAAATAACATCCAGGCACAAGCATGCTGGACTTGTGTGTTGTACAAGTCacaatccttactgtaccgacagcgttATAGTGCTGTTTCTCGttcttctgagaaatgtacttattctaggtcgctttggataaaagcgtatgctaaacgccctaaatgtaaaatgcaaATCTTAGTCCAGTATGttttcaaaccaaacacaaacttTGTTTACAACGTTGAAGCAATCACATAAAATGTCTCCACTTTCATGACTTAACATTAAAATGAATCTTGGGACAGGGCACCTTTTGAGATTAGTTGACCATTACAATATACTTTAATTATCATTGTGCAGTAGAATCATGCAATGAAATTTGATTATGCTGCCTCTAAAAGAATGCTcccataaacactcacacaataaATAGTATAAAATACAGAGTAAAATACATAATCAAAGACACATTTTAAGACCACTTTGTCAAGGCAACTGGTTGTATTTCTACAGAAATACAGAATTAAATACAGAAAAATTTTACAAGATTTCATACAcccgataataataataataataataataataataataacaaacaatctTATTACGTCAAGCTTCTGTTGTAAGCATAGTCATTCCGATAGTTGTCCTGTTTTCCATCTCTGTTACCTGTCTTCCCGGTGTCCTGTGATCCCATGACGAGGAGTTTGACCGGAACCATCTCTGTTCTGGATCCAAGTCTGATACCGAGTGCTGGAGAGGTGCTCCCTGCATCCGAACTGGGAGGCTGGAGTGTGCAGCTGGAGACAGAACAGGAGAACGGGAGCTGGATGGGACGTCCCGAGACTGAAGGAGGAGGCGTTGTGGAAGAGGAGCAGATgaagagaggatgggggagaggaaaggagaggacagagagggggggagaagggagagggggagaagagaaaggaggggaggaaagagagagaggaggagggaagaggttcTTGAGGACTGATGTGaaagtaaacattttaaacCTTTTTAAAAGGTTTTAAATGCTCTCCACCGTTTTTAGGTCACGTTTTCAACCTTATGCTTTTGTACATCAAGAGaaatggcggccatcttgaaaaaTGGTTGCGTGCTTGAATTTTTGAGGGACAAGCACCGTTTTCCAAAAAAACatccttaaaggttgtataggtgatttgcttttttggccatttttgcaaaattacttgaaatccttatcataacccgcttacagccactgagttagaagtactgacatgaaaattaaacttgtcaaatatctgtggaacgggcagggctcgaaaaactccagccaatcatttccattgccaccgagttgcattggacagtaagtacgtcaatcaaacggtcgtactgcactccccctcccccgcgcgcgaccccttcgtgcagtactcgtgacccagagctcgtgacccagagcaagctcctgtttgttgttatcctgcggtagctactggaactagttaatccacatttggacctagcagtagaagacaatttccatggcagacaagacgccaccatccccaccaccaccaccaccaccaccagcaaagagaaggaaaactctttttcagagagtaattgataataaaaacgctgaaagagaaaaactgaaatcaagaataatcctaggcgctgctttcgaacgttggcggcaactgaaggacgagaagggtctaaaaaccgatgcttgtgtggcggttgacctagtttcaaagtgtataccgtttatactcggtaataccggtgtggagacgagtgtattactcggtgtgaaaatgtccacaccgcggcaaccctagtgaaaaccaggacttccaatacaattatatgaaacaaacatacattttctaaaaatagtaatgagttatgtgaccgtttaatgtttataacatctggtccaaccattgcagcgagaacgtattctcagcagggggtgctgggaaaaaaaaaaaactcagcctgcactagactcgcaactcgttacattgataaaaaaagatgtatagcagcgcagctcaattacaccagtgcatgcgcggacagttgaaaatcgatcgttcacatccagctgctcacagaacaagtttagcgcaccaccgctaccctcacactttttcatataaccttttttcagcactaggtcatatgagcattaaataaatgctgcgtctcaaaatgccttggacagcagcgaggatgactcgctttgccacgggccgaaacagttcggagcgaccacagccagagcgaacacagcggggcagaggagtgtcaggaatagtctttggtgtacacatcagtacggcctatttgcactactgtttagtggcaatgcagtgttttattcgatgcctttttattttcgtatattatttcaatgaatacaatttatttattcataaaaaacggatctggtcttcaaatcttttttccaaatataggtcgtcttacaatggggtttgtgtttatattcggaccaatacggtacagcgggcgctcacatgacgttaagcatttcctggtgcataatgtgacgcttcagaacctaaaatcccgtttctccccgttgacacgacaacacataaccggcgttttcagaaatctccactttggccggagtttttagaaatgatcgttttctgtgataagacagggcctcggacagggggtgttgcagcacccccagcactcctacttcccgcggtactgggtgcaacttacagctgaatgtattgccatgttgttaaacgaaaacctactctagcctggctcgctctcgcgcatctctgttcgcgctcgtgcatgattgcgcgtccaggtacttggaatgggtggagtcagagtcagcgttgaaggagagggggtaggaccatttgagttgtgtattttcaaaatctgctggcgtttcgcaaatcacctacccaacctttaagagaGTATTTTCACAAAATGTTATGCCTACATCACTGTTTGAACGATTGACATGATGAGAATTTGACAGAAATAGCGGCCTTCttgaaaaaatgttttttcccaaAAAGTGAGCCTGTACCAAATTTCATGCTTGTGTACGAATTTGAACGATTCTGTTGAAATACGCCATTAATCTGCTGCACTATTGGGATATGAGTGTCTGCTAAACAACGAGATGTAAATCAGTTTCCGACAATATCAAAAGCCAAACACAGATTTCCAAACTGAACTTGAAATTGAATTAAGGCAGTGCGTACGTTAAGTGTAGCCTACTTATCCTTCAACTCAAAAATTATAATGTCCAAATTATTCTGTTGTCATGCAATAGCATGACAACAGAATAATTTGgataataattaatttattaattaatttgatAATAATCAATTATTGAAAAGAATGAGTCTACCATATTCTTTATTCTAACATAGCTATGATTTATTACACATCTCATCGTAATTGTATTATGCGCTTTTAACTGATTCAACTGATCAATTGTTTTTTTCTCAAAGTGTTTGTCTGCGAGCATTTGTTCTATAAATCAACGCAATTCATTGTACCTTTATAAACTTCCACACAATatcccctcccaccccttctacttattgtatgttgtacgtcctggcacttaatctatgcacttattgtgtgtcgtACTTAGAGTatttagttgtgtagcatcttatcctagttatctttgttgtttatggggattgggttaacctagtgattgttagtgcttagcacttatttctatgaacatccttactctaCCGACAGAGAtgcattgtttctctttcttctgaccaatgtacttattgtaagtcactttggctGAAAGTGTCTGCTtaacgccctaaatgtaagaCTAGCATTTTTTGGGCACATTCACAGGCTTTTAGGGGAGTTTCTTtgtggataaaagtgtctgtcaCTTTTAACAGATTCAACTTATGAAATCTTTTTTTCTCAAAGTGATTGTATCAAGGGCTACAAGCATTTGAGTGATTGTTCTTGATCTTCAACGCAATTCATTATGCCTTCACACATTTCCacacaattaaaataaagtacaaaaaaaagtCTCCACACACCTTTTAGACCTTTTAATAGCCAGCAGTTACATCAAGCTAACCCCAAAACacccctgccacacacacacacacacacacacacacacacacacacacacacacacacacacacacacacacacacacacacacacacacacacacacagaatttgCTACCACACCCCAATTCACGATGCACAAACCCCAACCTCCacaaccgagagagagagagagagagagagagagagagagagagagacagagacagagacagagacagagagacaaagagagactcTCATCCAAAGTGCTTGGCGATGAGTTCCCGCCGCCTGTCCTCGGTCTCGGGGTCCGGGCCCCCGGGGCAGTGTGCGTAGGTCTCGGGGGGCTCCGGGGCCTCGCTCCGCTCCAGGGTCCAGGCGTCCAGGCCGGACTGCAGCGAGGCGTTGTGGAGCACGCAGCACGCCAGCAGGATGGACGAGCTCTTCTCCGGAGAGTActgcggggggggagggcgtgAGGAGAGTGAGGCCGTATTGTTTTGCCTTGTACGTAtacatgtgtgagtgcatgaggGTGGTGtgtatcaccggcagccatctcccctccgtgcaaggcatctacaacagtagatgcctgaggaaagcaaaaaagattctaaaggacaacagccacccaggctatggactgttctcattgctgccgtctggtagacgctaccggagcatccgaacacggactaccagactcacaaatagctttttccccctggctgtaaggcttctgaatcagaaacactgaacctctgaacagttgccacctccacctactccctgctcccccactcatacaattcacttcatagatatatttgcacaattttaaaaacttttaacttatgcttagcatttctttttaacttattctctattcacacttaaactgctgctagcccttctactgtactctgctacagagatatatgttgttttttaaattgttgtatgttaaatgttacattttattgtcatattgttttagagttttatgttatttttgttatatgtatgacgtctactgcgtagatgaatgatgcttgccaagtcgtaagaattttgctgtgctgaagcaatttggtacatgcaacaataaacacactttgactttgactttgactttgtgtgtgtgagtgtgagtgaagtgagagagagacatattcaTTAAATGTCTAGtttgtatattttcagttgttgttttgcactgtatatgattattattaggacTGCCTATTAGCATGGACCCGGAAGGCTTCCGTGGAGTCAAGACGCCAGAAGTAGTGACACCATACGTGGGAAaacgagagatggagagacgagagagacagacagacagacagacaggcaggcaggcaggcagacagtccagacagacagacagacagacagacagacagacagacagacagacagacagacagacagacagacagacagacaggctggcagacaggctgacagacaggctgagagtcagacagacagaaagtcagacagacaggctgac
The Gadus morhua chromosome 7, gadMor3.0, whole genome shotgun sequence DNA segment above includes these coding regions:
- the zgc:110699 gene encoding ras-like protein 1 isoform X2 → MFTFTSVLKNLFPPPLSLSSPPFSSPPLPSPPLSVLSFPLPHPLFICSSSTTPPPSVSGRPIQLPFSCSVSSCTLQPPSSDAGSTSPALGIRLGSRTEMVPVKLLVMGSQDTGKTALCVRFVTGRFIGDYDRKKEMTYKCHRVCNQESVHLEILDRTSKECPQASVESCIRWADGFLLLYSITQRVSFLEVEPIKKLIDHIKQSPAAPTVLIANKADLETGREVTTEEGQNLAKDLRCSFKELSVSETAVAVEAAVVQLTSLVMAQQRPLLPDRPSYMVTVRHALTRKLIRSKTMQW
- the zgc:110699 gene encoding ras-like protein 1 isoform X1, giving the protein MFTFTSVLKNLFPPPLSLSSPPFSSPPLPSPPLSVLSFPLPHPLFICSSSTTPPPSVSGRPIQLPFSCSVSSCTLQPPSSDAGSTSPALGIRLGSRTEMVPVKLLVMGSQDTGKTALCVRFVTGRFIGDYDRKKEMTYKCHRVCNQESVHLEILDRTSKECPQASVESCIRWADGFLLLYSITQRVSFLEVEPIKKLIDHIKQSPAAPTVLIANKADLETGREVTTEEGQNLAKDLRCSFKELSVSETAVAVEAAVVQLTSDGPTAPPITRPAFLHGDRATRPDQETDPLQNHAMVTQFK